A genomic segment from Coccinella septempunctata chromosome 3, icCocSept1.1, whole genome shotgun sequence encodes:
- the LOC123310530 gene encoding proteolipid protein DM beta isoform X2, translating into MGGCDACLTRIPYATLIATIMCALGVSIFCGTMYRGATLAVLMFREIFKLNIFWIEAVKMTFVIIGACMGALGLMILFVGCLATGATRHKVYRAWRHRVGGRISCAIFMAITYVLTLVWIIKFTFLVLVTFVYTVFWKMCENPRVATYQDPIDLTQFYFLLPDNTPQERMKISGEKEVKSFCIDYVEKVEIMFIFATVACVLVILSLVHYLMCLSANYAHIRDHEKFQELEDLQMLQGDHEMLSAKDRF; encoded by the exons ATGG GTGGATGTGATGCATGTCTCACCAGAATACCATACGCAACTCTCATTGCCACTATTATGTGTGCTTTGGGAGTATCGATATTTTGTGGAACCATGTACAGAGGAGCCACCCTAGCAGTGTTGATGTTTCGGGAAATATTTAAACTGAATATATTCTG gattGAGGCAGTTAAAATGACTTTTGTTATAATTGGTGCTTGTATGGGTGCTCTTGGACTTATGATTTTGTTTGTGGGCTGCTTGGCAACTGGAGCTACTAGGCATAAAGTGTATAGAGCTTGGAGACATCGAGTTGGAGGAAGAATAAGTTGTGCAATA tttatggCTATCACCTATGTTCTAACTTTGGTATGGATAATAAAGTTTACTTTTCTGGTACTGGTGACCTTTGTTTACACTGTATTTTGGAAAATGTGTGAGAATCCTAGAGTAGCAACTTATCAAGATCCCATCGACTTAACACAATTCT atttcttaCTGCCGGACAATACTCCTCAGGAAAGGATGAAAATAAGTGGAGAGAAGGAAGTGAAGAGTTTTTGTATTGATTATGTGGAGAAAGTTGAAATAATGTTTATATTTGCAACTGTGGCTTGCGTATTGGTGATCTTGAGTTTG GTGCATTATTTGATGTGTCTTTCTGCAAATTACGCTCACATAAGGGACCATGAAAAATTCCAAGAACTCGAAGATCTTCAAATGCTGCAAGGCGACCACGAGATGCTGTCAGCCAAAGATCGTTTCTAG
- the LOC123310528 gene encoding NEDD8 ultimate buster 1-like has product MFFDLKKEDVLMQVREKLRDDKIKLWLDPYYDQTKGPVNDELKRLAESFSASLKIDLDSCLEVLTELQESSLENLKQNTRYKESGLATLKIKVLHHQSPPKIIRKELLLTLKASDLKSLIMQDITVPDNGLKLISSGKVLADNESLLNQGVKHGNMILAIVVGDSQNEMKESEDQIKELEGIKSDSRLLASDDKYIELEDQFGNIVRMPPAEKEALVIAMTLQKKGEVAMKKGDYSRALVMFLEADQEYKQCNSKWLAAVDNYGLLDLDIAWCYLCLQSVSNLPDAQERLKRCEEVFNRTYGRNFERVNAVKGYSGNEEALVMRLHLLQAVLLYHQNKRNEALRMFHVTEHELNGLKIDEHSIVHLLELGYTLDESKRALRATKGNVGQSVQYITDMKEQEKRVKAKALLDKERKKLGLCADGKQYVEPNYLEILVDMGYDREAARIALQKNNNIITNSVQYIQDNPMPGPSASGHSDVVVQHDLEDIVESLLPQLVAVGFTAEMATLALYKHGGNIYKAAEDLLNNNGIIDAESAGINLEEVARKKAKTEESDENDPKNEAYNRLVTDMNVEEDLDLSLQQEEQMLKMFLELLQK; this is encoded by the exons ATGTTTTTCGACTTGAAGAAAGAGGACGTGCTTATGCAGGTTCGGGAAAAATTAAGGGATGACAAGATCAAGCTATGGTTGGATCCTTATTACGATCAAACAAAGGGCCCAGTGAACGATGAATTGAAG aGATTAGctgaaagtttttctgcttCTCTGAAAATTGATTTAGATTCTTGCCTAGAAGTGCTTACCGAACTGCAAGAAAGTTCCCTTGagaatttgaagcagaataCAAGATACAAAGAAAGCGGTTTAGCAACTCTAAAAATAAAGGTTTTACATCACCAAAGCCCTCCAAAAATAATTCGTAAAGAACTATTGTTAACTTTAAAAGCGAGTGATTTGAAATCTTTGATTATGCAAGATATTACTGTTCCAGACAATGG GTTGAAATTGATATCATCGGGCAAAGTTCTAGCGGACAATGAATCTTTGTTGAATCAGGGTGTCAAACATGGTAATATGATTTTAGCCATTGTTGTAGGGGATTcccaaaatgaaatgaaagaaagtGAGGACCAGATCAAAGAATTAGAAGGAATTAAATCAGACTCTAGGTTACTCGCCTCTGATGATAAGTATATTGAG TTGGAGGATCAATTCGGTAATATTGTCAGAATGCCTCCTGCAGAGAAGGAAGCCCTAGTAATTGCAATGACTCTTCAGAAAAAAGGTGAAGTTGCCATGAAGAAAGGCGATTATTCCAGAGCATTGGTTATGTTTTTAGAAGCAGACCAGGAGTATAA GCAATGCAACTCAAAGTGGTTGGCTGCAGTTGATAACTATGGTTTGCTGGATTTGGATATAGCCTGGTGCTACTTGTGCCTTCAAAGCGTTTCCAATTTACCTGATGCTCAAGAAAGACTGAAACGATGTGAAGAAGTTTTCAACCGAACCTATGGTCGTAATTTCGAGAGAGTTAATGCCGTTAAGGGATATTCAG GAAATGAAGAAGCCCTTGTTATGAGGCTGCATTTGCTTCAAGCAGTCCTTTTATATCATCAGAACAAGAGAAACGAAGCTTTGCGTATGTTCCACGTAACCGAGCACGAACTGAACGGTCTGAAAATCGATGAACACAGCATCGTTCATCTTCTAGAATTAG GTTACACTTTGGATGAATCGAAAAGGGCGTTGAGAGCCACAAAGGGCAACGTCGGTCAATCTGTGCAGTACATTACCGACATGAAAGAGCAGGAAAAGAGGGTGAAAGCGAAGGCGTTGTTGGACAA GGAGAGGAAAAAGCTAGGGTTATGCGCTGACGGTAAGCAATACGTTGAGCCCAATTATCTGGAGATACTGGTTGATATGGGTTATGATAGAGAGGCAGCTAGAATCGCCCTGCAAAAAAACAACAATATCATAACGAACAGCGTGCAGTATATTCAGGACAATCCGATGCCTGGTCCTAGTGCTTCGGGACATTCCGATGTCGTGGTTCAACATGACCTAGAGGATATAGTGGAAAGTCTGCTACCCCAA TTGGTTGCTGTGGGTTTCACTGCAGAAATGGCAACGTTGGCTTTGTATAAACACGGCGGAAACATTTACAAAGCTGCTGAGGATTTGTTGAATAATAACGGGATTATTGATGCGGAATCAGCTGGAATCAACTTGGAAGAAG TTGCTAGGAAAAAGGCTAAAACCGAAGAGTCGGACGAAAATGATCCGAAAAATGAAGCTTACAATCGTTTAGTGACCGATATGAATGTTGAGGAAGATCTCGATTTGTCCCTTCAGCAAGAAGAGCAAATGCTCAAGATGTTTTTGGAGCTCCTTCAAAAATGA
- the LOC123310530 gene encoding neuronal membrane glycoprotein M6-a isoform X1, with protein sequence MNNYRRAPIQETSFDVPRSRSEESVFSVQTYLEVEQSGCDACLTRIPYATLIATIMCALGVSIFCGTMYRGATLAVLMFREIFKLNIFWIEAVKMTFVIIGACMGALGLMILFVGCLATGATRHKVYRAWRHRVGGRISCAIFMAITYVLTLVWIIKFTFLVLVTFVYTVFWKMCENPRVATYQDPIDLTQFYFLLPDNTPQERMKISGEKEVKSFCIDYVEKVEIMFIFATVACVLVILSLVHYLMCLSANYAHIRDHEKFQELEDLQMLQGDHEMLSAKDRF encoded by the exons ATGAATAATTATCGGAGGGCACCTATCCAAGAAACCTCCTTTGATGTACCTCGAAGTAGATCAGAAGAGAGTGTTTTTTCTGTGCAAACGTACTTAGAAGTTGAACAAA GTGGATGTGATGCATGTCTCACCAGAATACCATACGCAACTCTCATTGCCACTATTATGTGTGCTTTGGGAGTATCGATATTTTGTGGAACCATGTACAGAGGAGCCACCCTAGCAGTGTTGATGTTTCGGGAAATATTTAAACTGAATATATTCTG gattGAGGCAGTTAAAATGACTTTTGTTATAATTGGTGCTTGTATGGGTGCTCTTGGACTTATGATTTTGTTTGTGGGCTGCTTGGCAACTGGAGCTACTAGGCATAAAGTGTATAGAGCTTGGAGACATCGAGTTGGAGGAAGAATAAGTTGTGCAATA tttatggCTATCACCTATGTTCTAACTTTGGTATGGATAATAAAGTTTACTTTTCTGGTACTGGTGACCTTTGTTTACACTGTATTTTGGAAAATGTGTGAGAATCCTAGAGTAGCAACTTATCAAGATCCCATCGACTTAACACAATTCT atttcttaCTGCCGGACAATACTCCTCAGGAAAGGATGAAAATAAGTGGAGAGAAGGAAGTGAAGAGTTTTTGTATTGATTATGTGGAGAAAGTTGAAATAATGTTTATATTTGCAACTGTGGCTTGCGTATTGGTGATCTTGAGTTTG GTGCATTATTTGATGTGTCTTTCTGCAAATTACGCTCACATAAGGGACCATGAAAAATTCCAAGAACTCGAAGATCTTCAAATGCTGCAAGGCGACCACGAGATGCTGTCAGCCAAAGATCGTTTCTAG